Proteins co-encoded in one Acidimicrobiia bacterium genomic window:
- the dtd gene encoding D-aminoacyl-tRNA deacylase, with the protein MRALVQRVTEARVTVDGDAVGEIGTGLLVFVGVTHDDTRAIASRLADKVGNLRVFDDDSGMMNRTLLDVDGEALVVSQFTLYGDTARGRRPSWVAAAKAEVAESLCNAFASDLEDVGVRVKSGRFRADMQVALVNDGPVTLMLELAAAP; encoded by the coding sequence ATGAGGGCGCTCGTGCAGAGGGTGACCGAGGCGCGCGTCACGGTCGACGGCGACGCGGTCGGCGAGATCGGCACCGGTTTGCTCGTGTTCGTGGGCGTCACGCACGACGACACGCGCGCGATCGCGTCGCGGCTCGCGGACAAAGTAGGGAATCTGAGAGTCTTCGACGACGACTCGGGGATGATGAACCGGACCCTGCTCGACGTCGACGGTGAGGCGCTCGTGGTGAGTCAGTTCACGCTCTACGGCGACACCGCGCGCGGCCGGCGGCCGAGCTGGGTCGCGGCCGCGAAGGCGGAGGTTGCGGAATCGTTGTGCAACGCGTTTGCGTCCGACCTGGAAGATGTCGGCGTGCGGGTCAAGAGCGGTCGGTTCCGGGCCGACATGCAGGTGGCGCTCGTCAACGACGGACCGGTGACGCTGATGCTCGAGCTGGCGGCCGCGCCGTGA